One stretch of Methyloversatilis sp. RAC08 DNA includes these proteins:
- the prsR gene encoding PEP-CTERM-box response regulator transcription factor — translation MADKGRTLLIVEDDPALQKQMRWSFDDYEVVLASDRESALAQIRRHEPSVITMDLGLPPAPDDVTEGMALLGEIMALAPQSKVIVLTGQNDRANALRAIGMGAYDFYAKPFEPDMLALLIERAFRLHDLQSENIRLANQHLGVEGRFITRDADMLRVLRTIEKVSATRATVLLLGESGTGKEVLAKTLHDRSDRANERFVAINCAAIPDNLLESELFGYEKGAFTGATKQTPGKIEVANKGTLFLDEIGDLPGALQAKLLRFLQERVIERLGGRDEIPIDVRVVCATHQDLQALIGEARFREDLYYRLAEIVVTIPPLRAREGDAALLAHSFAKRFSGEQGRSALTLSREAVAAIEAHKWPGNVRELENCIKRATIMADGSQITAADLGLKPADQEDGFFNLRQIRDEAERRAVVSVLARVDGNMVKAAEVLGVSRPTLYDLMNRFGLR, via the coding sequence ATGGCAGACAAGGGGCGGACACTGTTGATCGTCGAAGACGATCCGGCGCTGCAGAAGCAGATGCGCTGGAGTTTCGACGACTACGAAGTCGTACTGGCCAGCGACCGCGAATCCGCGCTGGCGCAGATCAGGCGCCACGAACCTTCCGTGATCACGATGGATCTCGGGTTGCCGCCGGCGCCCGACGACGTGACCGAAGGCATGGCTCTGCTCGGCGAGATCATGGCGCTGGCGCCGCAGTCCAAGGTCATCGTGCTGACCGGCCAGAACGACCGCGCCAATGCGCTGCGGGCGATCGGCATGGGTGCCTACGATTTCTACGCCAAGCCGTTCGAGCCCGACATGCTCGCGCTGCTGATCGAACGCGCGTTCAGGCTGCACGACCTGCAGTCGGAGAACATCCGGCTGGCCAATCAGCACCTGGGTGTCGAAGGGCGATTCATCACGCGTGACGCGGACATGTTGCGTGTGCTGCGGACGATCGAAAAGGTCTCGGCCACGCGCGCAACCGTGCTGCTGCTCGGCGAAAGCGGGACGGGCAAGGAAGTGCTGGCGAAGACGCTGCACGACCGCTCGGATCGCGCGAACGAGCGCTTCGTCGCGATCAACTGCGCGGCCATCCCCGATAACCTGCTCGAAAGCGAACTGTTCGGCTACGAGAAGGGTGCATTTACCGGCGCCACCAAGCAGACGCCCGGCAAGATCGAAGTCGCCAACAAGGGCACGCTCTTCCTCGACGAGATCGGTGATCTGCCCGGCGCACTGCAGGCGAAGCTGCTTCGTTTCCTGCAGGAACGCGTCATCGAGCGCCTCGGCGGTCGCGACGAGATTCCGATCGACGTGCGGGTGGTCTGCGCCACGCACCAGGATCTGCAGGCCCTGATCGGTGAAGCGCGGTTCCGTGAAGATCTGTACTACCGCCTGGCCGAAATTGTCGTCACGATTCCGCCGCTGCGAGCGCGAGAGGGCGACGCCGCGCTGCTTGCACACTCCTTTGCAAAGCGCTTTTCCGGCGAGCAGGGGCGCAGCGCATTGACGCTGTCGCGCGAGGCGGTTGCCGCGATCGAAGCGCACAAATGGCCCGGCAATGTTCGCGAGCTTGAAAATTGCATCAAGCGGGCGACCATCATGGCCGATGGTAGCCAGATCACCGCAGCCGATCTCGGACTGAAACCGGCCGATCAGGAGGACGGTTTTTTCAATCTGCGGCAGATCCGCGACGAGGCCGAGCGACGCGCAGTCGTCAGCGTGCTCGCGCGGGTGGATGGAAACATGGTCAAGGCGGCCGAAGTGCTCGGTGTGAGCCGCCCGACCCTCTATGACCTGATGAACCGTTTCGGTTTGCGCTGA
- the prsK gene encoding XrtA/PEP-CTERM system histidine kinase PrsK produces MSGGALLIIALAGYYVRYFGGEWGQALQTVVLAVGALGFLASIASGSVRAWLRVFINKHFFSLRYDYRAEWLKLADTLYSASSVDALRQASIRVMADLVESPGGMLWLRSEGGHYAPAARLNVPMIDAREPADSPLIQLLLGKMWVINVEEHRSRPGAYGNLRLPAWVAQTPDVWLICPLGNEDMPLGFVVLCRPRALLDLNWEVRDLLKTAGRQVAGVLNQTQAMEALIEAKKFEAFSKMSAFVVHDLKNLIAQLSLLLRNAKKHHDNPEFQQDMMETIEHAVGRMNGMLLQLRSGTQPIEQASPVELTPLLERLHRARARSGCELELDAESGLMVRAHEDRIERVVGHLVQNALDATPQNGKVSIRARRIEAGVVIEVEDSGCGMTEEFMRERLFKPFQSTKANGMGIGAYESFRYVHDLGGRIEVTSEPGRGSLFRLVFPLHAAEAAVA; encoded by the coding sequence ATGTCTGGCGGCGCGTTGCTCATCATCGCGCTCGCCGGCTATTACGTGCGCTACTTCGGTGGCGAGTGGGGGCAGGCCTTGCAGACCGTCGTGCTGGCCGTCGGCGCGCTCGGATTCCTCGCGTCGATCGCTTCCGGCAGCGTGCGGGCGTGGCTTCGTGTATTCATCAACAAGCACTTCTTCAGCCTGCGCTACGACTACCGGGCCGAGTGGCTGAAGCTGGCCGACACCCTGTACAGCGCCTCGAGCGTCGACGCGCTCCGTCAGGCTTCGATCCGTGTCATGGCCGATCTGGTCGAAAGTCCGGGCGGCATGTTGTGGTTGCGCAGCGAAGGCGGTCATTACGCACCCGCGGCGCGGCTGAACGTACCCATGATCGATGCGCGCGAGCCGGCAGACAGCCCGCTGATCCAGCTGCTGCTGGGCAAGATGTGGGTGATCAACGTCGAAGAACATCGCTCGCGCCCCGGGGCGTACGGCAATCTGAGGTTGCCGGCGTGGGTGGCGCAGACGCCGGATGTCTGGCTCATCTGCCCCCTCGGCAACGAGGACATGCCGCTCGGCTTCGTCGTACTGTGCCGTCCGCGCGCGCTGCTGGATCTGAACTGGGAAGTGCGCGATCTGTTGAAGACGGCCGGGCGCCAGGTGGCTGGCGTGCTCAATCAGACCCAGGCCATGGAGGCGCTGATCGAGGCCAAGAAGTTCGAAGCCTTTTCCAAGATGAGCGCCTTCGTCGTGCACGACCTGAAAAATCTCATCGCCCAGCTGTCCCTGCTGCTGCGCAACGCGAAAAAGCACCACGACAACCCCGAATTCCAGCAGGACATGATGGAGACCATCGAGCACGCCGTTGGTCGCATGAACGGCATGCTGCTGCAGCTGCGTTCCGGTACCCAGCCGATCGAGCAGGCTTCACCGGTCGAACTGACGCCGTTGCTTGAGCGACTGCATCGCGCCCGGGCGCGCAGTGGCTGCGAACTCGAGCTCGATGCGGAAAGCGGCCTGATGGTGCGCGCCCATGAAGATCGTATAGAGCGGGTTGTGGGGCATCTTGTGCAGAATGCACTGGATGCCACGCCGCAAAACGGTAAAGTCAGTATCCGTGCGCGCCGCATTGAAGCGGGGGTTGTGATCGAGGTCGAAGACTCCGGTTGCGGCATGACCGAAGAGTTCATGCGCGAGCGGTTGTTCAAGCCCTTCCAGTCGACCAAGGCGAATGGAATGGGCATCGGCGCATACGAAAGTTTCCGCTACGTCCACGATCTGGGCGGGCGGATAGAAGTGACCAGCGAACCGGGTCGGGGCAGTCTGTTCCGGCTCGTTTTTCCTCTGCATGCGGCTGAAGCAGCCGTTGCTTGA
- a CDS encoding TIGR03013 family XrtA/PEP-CTERM system glycosyltransferase, which produces MRLVAEALVLLIAGFGAAWISAPGSLESLLPALVPAAVFAAVMTVLMSTLGLYQSEQPRNLSELVGRVLFAFLLGLPVAYMVFRLLPQGSMAMPALDISLCLGFGGILLLRAASFVQADGAGMFTRRILVVGTGPEAASVWASVSTSASATHTIVGFVSVGADTSVDVPSAMVMPEGSCVMQLARDHRANEIVVAVRERRGGVLPLRELLDCKLAGVTVNDLSSFFERMRGQVRLDSLRASWLIYGDGFRQGIGRTVVKRLFDVLAASVLLVVTAPVMLLAAIAIALESGFPVIYRQERVGQGGRTFKVLKFRSMRLDAEADGKPRWASNSDDRVTRVGHFIRKTRIDELPQIFNVLHGDMSFVGPRPERPYFVDQLTDQIPFYAARHSVKPGITGWAQVRYAYGASVDDAVQKLQYDLYYVKNHTLFLDSWFCCRRYVSYLPATARAEQVRSFARRAVRRLR; this is translated from the coding sequence ATGAGACTTGTTGCCGAAGCCCTGGTCCTGTTGATTGCCGGCTTTGGCGCGGCGTGGATCAGCGCACCGGGCAGCCTCGAATCCCTGCTGCCCGCACTGGTTCCGGCAGCGGTCTTTGCTGCCGTGATGACCGTGCTGATGAGCACGCTCGGCCTGTACCAGAGCGAACAGCCGCGCAATCTGTCGGAACTGGTCGGGCGCGTGCTGTTTGCCTTCCTGTTGGGCCTCCCGGTTGCTTACATGGTGTTCCGCCTGCTCCCGCAGGGCAGCATGGCGATGCCGGCGCTTGATATTTCGCTGTGCCTTGGTTTTGGCGGCATCCTGCTGCTACGCGCGGCATCCTTCGTGCAGGCCGATGGAGCTGGCATGTTTACCCGCCGCATTCTTGTCGTGGGTACCGGCCCGGAAGCGGCTTCGGTCTGGGCCAGCGTGTCGACGTCAGCCAGTGCGACGCATACCATTGTCGGTTTCGTATCGGTCGGTGCGGATACCTCGGTCGACGTGCCGAGTGCCATGGTCATGCCGGAGGGCAGCTGCGTGATGCAGCTGGCTCGTGATCACCGCGCAAACGAAATCGTCGTCGCGGTGCGCGAGCGTCGGGGCGGTGTGCTGCCGCTGCGCGAACTGCTGGACTGCAAGCTGGCGGGCGTGACGGTCAATGACCTGTCGAGCTTTTTCGAGCGGATGCGCGGTCAGGTTCGCCTCGATTCGCTGCGCGCCAGCTGGCTGATCTACGGCGACGGCTTCCGTCAGGGCATTGGCCGGACGGTCGTGAAGCGGCTGTTCGACGTGCTCGCAGCATCGGTGCTGCTGGTGGTCACGGCACCGGTGATGTTGCTCGCAGCCATCGCGATCGCATTGGAATCCGGCTTCCCGGTCATTTACCGCCAGGAGCGTGTCGGCCAGGGTGGCCGCACATTCAAGGTGCTGAAGTTCCGCAGCATGCGTCTGGATGCCGAAGCCGATGGCAAGCCGCGCTGGGCGAGCAACAGCGATGATCGAGTCACGCGTGTCGGTCATTTCATCCGCAAGACGCGTATCGATGAACTGCCGCAGATCTTCAACGTTCTGCATGGCGACATGAGTTTTGTCGGCCCGCGTCCGGAACGTCCCTACTTCGTCGATCAGCTGACCGACCAGATTCCGTTCTACGCCGCGCGCCACTCGGTCAAGCCGGGCATCACCGGGTGGGCCCAGGTGCGCTACGCATACGGTGCTTCGGTCGATGATGCCGTTCAGAAGCTGCAGTACGACCTGTACTACGTCAAGAACCATACCCTGTTCCTCGATTCCTGGTTCTGCTGCAGACGGTACGTGTCGTACTTACCGGCGACGGCGCGCGCTGAACAGGTGCGAAGCTTCGCCAGGCGCGCAGTAAGGCGCCTGCGGTGA